A single region of the Vicia villosa cultivar HV-30 ecotype Madison, WI linkage group LG4, Vvil1.0, whole genome shotgun sequence genome encodes:
- the LOC131600474 gene encoding pEARLI1-like lipid transfer protein 1 isoform X2 has translation MAFNKHSALIILLSLLSYSIFSHACETCNPKPKPSPPPPSKNPTPCPPPPSTTPKATPPPKASTPPPSTTPTASPPTPSTSQKCPKDTLKLGVCTDLLGLVNVVVGSPASSKCCTLIQGLADLDAAICLCTAIKANVLGINLNVPVTLSLLLSACQKSLPSGFQCS, from the exons ATGGCTTTCAACAAGCATAGTGCACTCATTATAttgctttctcttctttcttattCCATATTTTCACATGCATGTGAAACATGCAATCCCAAACCTAAACCTAGTCCTCCACCACCTTCCAAAAATCCTACGCCTTGTCCTCCACCACCTTCAACAACAC CTAAGGCTACTCCTCCACCTAAGGCAAGTACTCCACCTCCTTCAACTACACCTACAGCTAGTCCTCCTACTCCTTCAACATCACAAAAATGTCCTAAGGACACATTAAAGCTAGGTGTTTGTACTGATCTTCTTGGACTTGTTAATGTTGTGGTTGGAAGTCCTGCTTCAAGCAAGTGTTGTACATTGATTCAAGGTTTGGCTGATTTGGATGCAGCAATATGCCTTTGTACTGCTATTAAGGCAAATGTTCTTGGTATCAACTTGAATGTTCCTGTCACACTCAGTCTCTTACTTAGTGCTTGTCAAAAATCTCTTCCTTCTGGTTTCCAGTGCTCTTAG
- the LOC131600474 gene encoding lipid transfer protein EARLI 1-like isoform X1: MAFNKHSALIILLSLLSYSIFSHACETCNPKPKPSPPPPSKNPTPCPPPPSTTPKASPPPTPSTTPKATPPPKASTPPPSTTPTASPPTPSTSQKCPKDTLKLGVCTDLLGLVNVVVGSPASSKCCTLIQGLADLDAAICLCTAIKANVLGINLNVPVTLSLLLSACQKSLPSGFQCS; encoded by the coding sequence ATGGCTTTCAACAAGCATAGTGCACTCATTATAttgctttctcttctttcttattCCATATTTTCACATGCATGTGAAACATGCAATCCCAAACCTAAACCTAGTCCTCCACCACCTTCCAAAAATCCTACGCCTTGTCCTCCACCACCTTCAACAACACCTAAGGCCAGTCCTCCTCCTACTCCATCAACAACACCTAAGGCTACTCCTCCACCTAAGGCAAGTACTCCACCTCCTTCAACTACACCTACAGCTAGTCCTCCTACTCCTTCAACATCACAAAAATGTCCTAAGGACACATTAAAGCTAGGTGTTTGTACTGATCTTCTTGGACTTGTTAATGTTGTGGTTGGAAGTCCTGCTTCAAGCAAGTGTTGTACATTGATTCAAGGTTTGGCTGATTTGGATGCAGCAATATGCCTTTGTACTGCTATTAAGGCAAATGTTCTTGGTATCAACTTGAATGTTCCTGTCACACTCAGTCTCTTACTTAGTGCTTGTCAAAAATCTCTTCCTTCTGGTTTCCAGTGCTCTTAG
- the LOC131600475 gene encoding lipid transfer protein EARLI 1-like, with the protein MASNKVNALIILLSLLSYSTFSHACESCYPKPKHSPPPPSKNPTPCPPPPSTTPKASPPPTPSTPKASPPPTPSTTPKASPPPTPSTPKASPPPTPSATPKASPPPTASAPTPSSSQKCPSDTLKLGVCTDLLGLVNVVVGSQASSKCCTLIQGLADLDAAVCLCTAIKANVLGINLNVPVTLSLLLSACQKSVPSGFQCS; encoded by the coding sequence ATGGCTTCCAACAAGGTTAATGCACTCATTATAttgctttctcttctttcttattCCACATTTTCACATGCTTGTGAATCATGCTATCCAAAACCAAAACATAGTCCTCCACCACCTTCCAAAAATCCTACGCCTTGTCCTCCACCTCCTTCAACAACACCTAAGGCGAGTCCTCCTCCTACTCCATCAACACCTAAGGCAAGCCCTCCTCCAACTCCATCAACAACACCTAAGGCTAGTCCACCTCCCACTCCATCAACACCTAAGGCCAGTCCTCCTCCTACTCCATCAGCAACACCTAAGGCTAGTCCTCCACCTACAGCTAGTGCTCCTACTCCTTCATCATCACAAAAATGTCCAAGTGACACTTTAAAGCTAGGTGTTTGTACTGATCTTCTTGGActtgttaatgttgttgttggaagTCAAGCTTCAAGCAAGTGTTGTACATTGATTCAAGGTTTGGCTGATTTGGATGCAGCAGTATGCCTTTGTACTGCTATTAAGGCTAATGTTCTTGGTATCAACTTGAATGTTCCTGTCACACTCAGTCTTCTACTCAGTGCTTGCCAAAAATCTGTTCCATCTGGTTTCCAATGCTCATAG